The following proteins come from a genomic window of Daphnia carinata strain CSIRO-1 chromosome 6, CSIRO_AGI_Dcar_HiC_V3, whole genome shotgun sequence:
- the LOC130689811 gene encoding eukaryotic translation initiation factor 3 subunit F-like gives MALNLTVKLHPVVLFQIIDSYERRNPDAQRVIGTLLGTSDKNGVEVTNCFCVPHNESEEEVAVELDFAKDMYDLHRKVNPQESIVGWWATGTGVTSHSALIHEYYSRESSNPVHITVDTTLQDTRMGIKAYVSVPMGITGKTMGCMFAPVSVEIACYDPETVGLNACQKTKTSVKRQAGIASDLTQIVEASQQMENMLDTILTYVDDVMSGSKTADNTFGRSLLDMVHSVPKMTPDEFEEMLNSNRKDLLMVLYLSQLTKTQLSLNEKLTLLTI, from the exons ATGGCTCTCAATCTGACTGTCAAGCTCCATCCTGTTGTGCTATTTCAGATTATTGACTCGTATGAGCGTCGAAACCCTGATGCGCAAAGAGTAATTGGGACGCTATTGG GCACTTCTGATAAAAATGGTGTGGAAGTAACTAACTGTTTCTGTGTGCCACATAATGAATCAGAAGAAGAGGTTGCTGTGGAATTGGACTTTGCCAAAGATATGTATGATTTACATCGTAAAGTCAATCCACAAGAAAGCATTGTAGGGTGGTGGGCAACTGGAACTGGAGTCACATCACATTCTGCATTAATCCACGAATATTACTCAAGGGAGTCATCTAATCCTGTACACATTACAGTTGACACAACTTTGCAAGATACGCGAATGGGGATTAAGGCTTATGTCAG tgttCCAATGGGCATCACAGGCAAAACTATGGGGTGCATGTTTGCTCCGGTTTCTGTTGAAATAGCTTGTTATGACCCAGAAACTGTTGGCT TAAACGCGtgtcagaaaacaaaaacttcaGTGAAGCGTCAAGCAGGCATCGCTTCTGATCTTACCCAGATCGTGGAAGCATCACAGCAGATGGAGAACATGTTGGACACGATCCTGACATACGTCGATGATGTCATGAGCGGTTCAAAAACAGCGGACAACACATTTGGTCGTTCTTTGTTGGATATGGTCCATTCGGTACCTAAGATGACACCCGACGAATTTGAGGAGATGTTGAATTCGAATCGAAAG